The genomic window TGATTCGGCAGGAGTATTTGACAGGAGAAGATCAAAATACTGAGCATTATCGGTGGGGCGCTTTCAGAAACTTTCTAAAGAATAATAGCTACATTTCTAGGGATTCTTTTTTTGCAATCTATGAGTTAGGTAGAAATGATCCAGATTATTCTATGGGTCGAGCTATGAGATTTGATCTTATCAAGCGGTCAGACTGTCCAATGGAACTAATCAATACTGCTATCAATGATACTGATACGGCTTTGGCTAAACACGCATTAAAATACAAGAAGCTTAGAGATGCATCAGTTGGGCATTAATCTAGCGAGACCGCTGATCTTGTGTAGTGCGATCGCTCGCCTCGTAGGTTGGGTTGAGGTCACGAAACCCAACACTTCAACTGTTGATCAGAAACCCAATGCTCCAAGAGCGATCGCCTTCAGTAGGTTGGGTTGAGGTCACAAAACCCAACAGCTCAAACGGTTAGCTGACTCATCTATAATGCCCATACTAGTGATAGCTGAATTGGGCAATCAGATGCACTATCGTCGTGCCACCACACCAGGAGCCACCTACTTCTTTACCGTTGTCACCTATCAACGGCAGAGAGTGTTTCATGTGCCTGAAACAATTGATTCATTACGGCAGGCTTTTCGCACCGTTAAAGCCACTCACCCGTTTACCATTGAGGCCATTGTCGTTCTTCCAGACCATCTGCATTGTGTTTGGTCTCTCCCGCCCGGTGATGCTGATTTTTCCACTCGCTGGCGATTGATCAAAACCACGTTTACTCGCGCTTGTCCTGAGCGGTACAAACGGCAGCGAAATGACTCTCGGCTCGATAAAAAGGAACAAGCGGTATGGCAGCGTCGCTTCTGGGAGCATCAAATTCGAGATGAGCCGGATTTGAAGCACCATATAGATTACATTCATTACAATCCGGTGCATCATCAGCTTGTAAAACACCCCAAGGATTGGCAGTATTCAAGTTTTCATGGGTATGTAAACAGAGGAATCTATGAGGTTGATTGGGGAGCGGAAGATACCATTTTGCCCAAAGATACCATGAGATATGAATGATGAATCGTGGATAGAGGGATGTTGGGTTGACGGAGGAAACCCAACCTACTGAGGGCGATCGCACTGGCAAGATTTTATCTGTAAACCCCACTTCGACAAGAAAAGCAGAAAAATTGATGAGACAATTGGAGGGTAAATGAAGATTACTTTGACTGAAGAGGAAAAGCGATACTGCCTTGAAAGCGGTTTTCTTCCCACGAATTATACTTCCATTATATCTAGCGCTACATATGAAGACACTTCATATGTAGTTAGTATCTCAGAAGAAGATGCAGATGAAATTCGTGATCTATTTAGTGAACAACTGCAAATCGTAGGTTTTGACGAAAGTTACTCTCCAACCGTAGAGGGAAGAATGTTAGAAACTCTCATCGACAAGTTTTTTATCAACTAATCAATTATCACAACAGCAAATCAAGTTAATATTGTAGGTGAATTAGACATTGCCTAATGCAACATTTTAAGGTCATCTAGAGCATTGAGGACATCCAAGCGGGCGATTGGGTGATTGTTGATGATCCAACCACACTAGGAGAAATCGAAAAACGTCAAGTCTTGGTTGCCTATGAACGCCAAGCGACCACGCTGATCGACATCTATGTTGATGGTGAAATCATTTCTGCCACCGAAGAACATCCCATTTGGGTCGTCG from Trichocoleus desertorum ATA4-8-CV12 includes these protein-coding regions:
- a CDS encoding transposase, producing MHYRRATTPGATYFFTVVTYQRQRVFHVPETIDSLRQAFRTVKATHPFTIEAIVVLPDHLHCVWSLPPGDADFSTRWRLIKTTFTRACPERYKRQRNDSRLDKKEQAVWQRRFWEHQIRDEPDLKHHIDYIHYNPVHHQLVKHPKDWQYSSFHGYVNRGIYEVDWGAEDTILPKDTMRYE